In the bacterium genome, TGGAGTCGGTCCTCGAAGAAGCAGGATATGAGCGTCGGGGAGATCGATGGGAGAGCCCGACGTGGATCTCGATCGAGAAACATTCGGTGGCGATGGCGGGTTGATCGCATGCCGCGGATCGTCCCCGCGCACTGGAAGATCCTCGAGAAAGTCTTTCTGCTTGCAGGCTTTCGGTTCGTCCGCCAGGAGGGCAGCCACCGTTCGTACGTCAAGGAGGGTGTAATCCGCCCCGTGGTCATCCCCACCTACGATGAAGTGCCCGTCTCCATCATCCGCAACAACTTGAAGACCGCCGGCATCAGCCGGGACGAATACTTCGCTCTTCTCGGGCAGGGGTGATCACACCCGCCCGACAGGCTGACGTGCTGTGACCGCGGACGCCGAATTCGAAGACGCCTTCCGCTCCAACGCCCACGCGGAGAAGACGACCGACGAGCCGTTGATCCGCGTGATGGCTCTCCATGCGCTTGCCTACTGTGAGCGGCTCTTCTATCTCGAGGAGGTGGAAGGGATCCGGGTCGCCGACCACAACGTCTTCGCCGGCCGGCGCCTTCACGACCA is a window encoding:
- a CDS encoding type II toxin-antitoxin system HicA family toxin codes for the protein MPRIVPAHWKILEKVFLLAGFRFVRQEGSHRSYVKEGVIRPVVIPTYDEVPVSIIRNNLKTAGISRDEYFALLGQG